The Candidatus Vesicomyosocius sp. SY067_SCS001 genome includes a window with the following:
- the mog gene encoding molybdopterin adenylyltransferase — protein MRKINIKIGFITISDRAARGEYEDISGPAMQNWIKNAVLSPYTVEDIIIEDSQPLIEKTMIDFADNKHCNLILTTGGTGVTTRDITPEATYTVCERILDGFAQQMRNISLRTVPTAILSRQTAGTRGSSLIINLPGKPDAIAICLGAVFLAVPKCLELLDQSNIQIDLDFIE, from the coding sequence ATGAGAAAAATAAACATTAAAATTGGTTTTATTACTATATCTGATCGTGCTGCTAGAGGTGAATATGAGGATATCAGCGGGCCTGCTATGCAAAATTGGATTAAAAATGCTGTACTATCTCCCTACACAGTAGAAGATATAATTATTGAAGATAGTCAACCTTTAATTGAAAAAACCATGATTGATTTTGCTGATAACAAGCATTGCAACTTAATTCTAACTACTGGAGGTACTGGAGTCACAACACGTGATATAACACCAGAAGCAACATATACCGTATGTGAACGTATACTTGATGGATTTGCTCAACAAATGCGTAATATATCATTACGCACGGTTCCCACAGCGATTTTATCCCGCCAAACAGCAGGTACACGTGGTAGTAGCTTAATTATCAATCTACCAGGAAAGCCCGATGCAATTGCAATATGTTTAGGTGCAGTATTTTTAGCAGTGCCTAAATGTTTAGAATTACTTGACCAATCTAATATTCAAATTGATTTAGATTTTATCGAATAA
- a CDS encoding nitric oxide reductase activation protein NorD — translation MPEVSQYKPLNCAFNTIQRVFIENIEQAARRLSEQGLIEYYKGTEFLAKIGQGDTLSIVFLKTMPWVGEFYGDGSIQKIVNFAYQKISRTPNKDAVKPFLHSFIDVIEHTNNDQLDEYLNLIEYHLNKTTFSIHGIHDTHASPSLLAMLSNMHLLLEQLEFEGIYKWINYGLRYFQYHPKRQEEYFSLLSADSKAVFQRQRKGLLFIDVERKINLFQRALWKTEFMYAPYSPDFEKLEHFRPYLEGNIIRLPDVYELFNGVNACKRYMALIAHLIAHHQFTTKIVADNVSPQQRFFTEIFEDARVEYLAMQEYPGLKNLWLNLIPIVDEFDCDDKHQSCLRHRAIMLTYALLDDNHHYKNKILLDYVEKFKTLMNTGKTSTSDSLKLALKYLIKTRSASDALANMYFENTEVTYRDDNRSMWLFIEKFDEEDNIFEYQKKSEEEDEDKVEVIPPHYYDEWDYSYEAYKPDWVAVYERLHSHSDASKIDRILDKHSALVKQLKKILDLLKPQNKKRLRYQEEGAELDLDIALRSVIDIKNGSQPDTRINVDFEHDSRSVSVLLLLDLSESLNKVVGKFGQTILELSQEAVSLLAWAVEQLGDNFSISGFNSNTRQKVMYYHIKGYGEHWDDTVKARLADLKAEFSTRMGAAIRHGAHYLDLQQSDKKLMLVLTDGEPSDIDIYDPKILIQDAHKAVQEVQQKGIYPYCISLDKKADEYIVDIFGSHYSVIDRIESLPQELPKLFLSLTK, via the coding sequence ATGCCTGAAGTAAGTCAATATAAACCCTTAAATTGTGCTTTTAATACGATTCAAAGAGTATTTATTGAAAATATTGAACAAGCTGCCAGAAGACTTTCAGAACAAGGTTTAATTGAGTATTATAAAGGCACTGAATTTTTAGCAAAAATTGGTCAAGGCGATACTTTGTCTATTGTTTTTTTAAAAACAATGCCTTGGGTAGGTGAATTTTATGGTGATGGTAGTATTCAAAAAATTGTAAATTTTGCTTATCAAAAGATATCTAGGACACCTAATAAAGATGCAGTTAAACCATTTTTACACAGTTTTATTGATGTTATTGAACATACAAATAATGATCAACTTGATGAGTACTTGAATCTAATTGAATATCATCTGAATAAAACTACATTTTCAATACATGGCATTCATGATACGCACGCTTCTCCATCATTATTAGCCATGCTTTCTAATATGCATTTGTTATTGGAACAATTAGAATTTGAAGGTATTTATAAGTGGATTAATTATGGTTTAAGATATTTTCAATACCATCCTAAACGACAAGAGGAATATTTTTCATTATTAAGTGCTGATTCAAAAGCTGTATTTCAACGGCAAAGAAAGGGTTTGTTGTTTATTGATGTTGAGCGGAAAATTAATTTATTTCAGCGTGCACTTTGGAAAACAGAATTCATGTATGCACCGTATTCTCCAGACTTTGAAAAACTAGAACACTTTCGTCCTTATTTAGAAGGTAATATTATTCGTCTGCCAGATGTTTATGAATTATTTAATGGTGTTAATGCTTGCAAGCGTTATATGGCTTTAATAGCACATTTGATTGCACATCATCAATTTACCACTAAGATCGTTGCTGATAATGTTTCACCGCAGCAACGATTTTTTACTGAAATTTTTGAAGATGCTCGTGTTGAATATTTAGCTATGCAAGAGTATCCTGGTTTAAAAAATTTATGGTTAAATTTAATTCCAATAGTAGATGAATTTGATTGTGATGATAAGCATCAATCTTGCTTACGACATCGTGCTATTATGCTTACATACGCTTTACTTGATGATAATCACCATTATAAGAATAAAATTCTCTTAGATTATGTTGAAAAATTTAAGACATTAATGAACACAGGGAAAACAAGTACATCAGATAGTTTAAAACTTGCTTTAAAATATTTAATTAAAACAAGAAGTGCCTCAGATGCGTTAGCTAATATGTATTTTGAAAATACTGAAGTGACTTATCGAGATGATAACCGTTCAATGTGGTTGTTTATTGAAAAATTTGATGAAGAAGATAATATTTTTGAATATCAAAAAAAATCTGAAGAGGAAGACGAGGATAAAGTTGAAGTAATACCTCCGCATTATTATGACGAATGGGATTATTCTTATGAAGCTTATAAGCCAGATTGGGTAGCTGTATATGAACGATTACATTCGCACAGTGATGCATCAAAGATTGATAGAATTCTTGACAAGCACTCAGCTTTGGTTAAACAGCTTAAAAAAATATTAGATTTGCTTAAACCACAAAATAAGAAACGTCTTCGTTATCAAGAAGAGGGTGCTGAGTTAGACCTTGATATTGCATTACGCAGTGTGATTGATATTAAAAATGGTTCTCAGCCTGATACTAGAATTAATGTTGATTTTGAACATGATTCTCGCAGTGTGTCAGTATTATTGTTGTTAGATTTATCGGAGTCATTAAATAAAGTTGTTGGTAAATTTGGACAAACTATTTTAGAACTATCACAAGAAGCAGTGTCTTTGTTGGCTTGGGCAGTAGAGCAGTTAGGTGATAATTTTTCTATTTCTGGGTTTAATTCTAATACCAGACAGAAAGTTATGTATTATCATATCAAAGGTTATGGTGAGCATTGGGATGATACAGTAAAGGCACGTTTAGCTGATTTAAAGGCTGAATTTTCTACTAGAATGGGTGCTGCTATTCGCCATGGCGCACATTATTTAGACTTACAGCAAAGTGATAAAAAATTAATGCTTGTTTTAACTGATGGAGAACCTTCTGATATTGATATTTATGACCCAAAAATTTTAATTCAGGATGCGCATAAAGCTGTGCAAGAAGTTCAACAAAAAGGTATATATCCTTATTGTATTAGCTTAGATAAAAAAGCAGATGAATATATTGTTGATATTTTCGGCTCCCATTACTCGGTAATTGATCGTATTGAATCTTTACCTCAAGAGTTACCAAAATTATTTTTATCACTGACTAAATAA
- a CDS encoding CbbQ/NirQ/NorQ/GpvN family protein, with translation MSNFDINQFKIELEPFYKAQSTEVELYTAAYNSGLPVMIKGPTGCGKSRFIEYMAYKLDKPIITVSCNEDITASDLIGRFLLDTNGTRWVDGPLTLAARHGAICYLDEIVEARQDTMVVIHSLTDHRRELMLDKKGELVKAHSDFQLVISYNPAYQSLMKDLKQSTKQRFTGMDFDYVSAELETSIVVRESGVDSDIATKLVKLAQATRNLVGHGIDEGASTRLLNYAGTLIASGVAVKDACNMALVCPITDDVEIRTTMSSAIDAIFD, from the coding sequence ATGTCAAATTTCGATATCAACCAATTTAAAATTGAATTAGAGCCTTTTTATAAAGCTCAATCAACTGAAGTAGAATTATATACTGCAGCATATAATTCAGGATTACCAGTGATGATTAAAGGACCAACAGGTTGTGGAAAGTCTCGTTTTATTGAATATATGGCCTATAAATTAGACAAGCCTATTATTACGGTATCCTGTAATGAAGATATTACTGCGTCAGACTTGATTGGTCGTTTTTTACTAGATACCAATGGTACCCGTTGGGTAGATGGTCCGTTAACATTAGCAGCACGTCATGGTGCAATTTGTTATCTTGATGAAATTGTAGAAGCACGCCAAGATACTATGGTTGTTATCCATTCTCTTACTGACCATAGACGTGAGTTAATGTTAGATAAAAAAGGTGAGCTTGTAAAAGCACATTCGGATTTCCAATTGGTGATTTCATATAACCCAGCTTATCAATCACTTATGAAAGACCTTAAACAATCAACTAAGCAACGTTTTACTGGTATGGATTTTGATTATGTATCGGCTGAATTAGAAACCAGTATTGTTGTTAGAGAGTCTGGTGTTGATAGCGATATTGCAACTAAATTAGTAAAACTTGCACAGGCTACTCGTAATTTAGTAGGACATGGTATTGATGAAGGTGCATCAACTCGTTTGCTTAATTATGCAGGTACATTGATTGCTTCAGGTGTTGCAGTAAAAGATGCTTGTAATATGGCATTAGTATGCCCAATTACTGATGATGTAGAAATTCGTACCACTATGAGTAGTGCAATTGATGCTATTTTTGACTAA
- a CDS encoding ribulose-bisphosphate carboxylase yields MDQSNRYADLSLDEDTLLAEGGHILVAYTMTLMPNFGGYLETAAHFAAESSTGTNVEVSTTDDFTKDLDAMVYEIDEVKGIMKIAYPCGLFDRNLIDGRAMVVSFLTLAIGNNQGMGDVKCAQMIDFHVPKQMLDIFDGPSVDITDLWNLLGRDRKNGGYIAGTIIKPKLGLRPKPFAEAAYQFWLGGDFIKNDEPQGNQVYARMKDVMPLVSDAMKRAQDETGEAKIFSANITADDYHEMIARGEYILEAFGENAHHVAFLVDGYVGGCGMVTTARRNFPSQYLHYHRAGHGAITSPSSVRGYTALVLAKLSRLMGASGIHVGTMGYGKMEGGADDRNIAYMIERDSADGPVYHQEWFGMKPTTPIISGGMNALRLPGFFENLGHGNVINTSGGGSYGHIDSPSAGAKSLRQAYDCWMAKADPIEFARDNNEFARAFESFPGDADSLYPGWRDKLGVHK; encoded by the coding sequence ATGGATCAATCAAATAGATATGCAGATTTGTCATTAGACGAAGATACGCTATTAGCTGAAGGCGGGCATATTCTTGTTGCCTACACAATGACCCTAATGCCTAATTTTGGTGGTTATTTAGAAACTGCTGCTCACTTTGCAGCGGAATCATCTACTGGTACAAATGTTGAAGTATCAACTACAGATGATTTTACTAAAGATTTAGATGCTATGGTTTATGAGATTGATGAAGTTAAAGGTATTATGAAGATTGCTTATCCATGTGGCTTATTCGATCGTAATTTAATTGACGGTCGTGCAATGGTTGTATCTTTCTTAACACTTGCCATTGGTAATAATCAAGGTATGGGTGATGTGAAATGCGCGCAAATGATTGATTTCCACGTTCCTAAGCAAATGTTAGATATTTTTGATGGTCCCTCTGTTGATATTACAGATTTATGGAATCTATTGGGCCGTGATCGTAAAAATGGGGGGTATATCGCTGGTACGATTATTAAGCCTAAGTTGGGCTTACGTCCTAAGCCTTTTGCTGAAGCAGCATATCAATTCTGGTTAGGTGGTGACTTTATTAAGAATGATGAACCTCAAGGTAACCAAGTGTATGCCCGTATGAAGGATGTAATGCCTTTAGTTTCTGATGCCATGAAGCGTGCACAAGACGAAACCGGTGAAGCTAAAATTTTCTCTGCTAATATTACTGCTGATGACTATCATGAAATGATTGCTCGTGGTGAATATATTTTAGAAGCTTTTGGCGAGAATGCGCATCATGTTGCTTTTTTAGTTGATGGTTATGTTGGTGGTTGTGGTATGGTTACTACTGCACGTCGTAACTTCCCTAGTCAGTATCTACATTATCATAGAGCTGGTCATGGTGCAATTACATCTCCAAGTTCAGTTCGTGGTTATACGGCACTGGTTCTTGCTAAACTTTCTCGCCTTATGGGTGCTTCTGGTATCCATGTGGGTACAATGGGTTATGGCAAGATGGAAGGTGGTGCTGATGATAGAAACATTGCATATATGATCGAGCGAGATAGTGCTGATGGTCCAGTTTATCATCAAGAATGGTTTGGTATGAAGCCAACAACACCAATTATTTCTGGTGGTATGAATGCGTTGCGTCTTCCTGGCTTCTTTGAAAACCTTGGTCATGGTAATGTAATTAACACTTCTGGTGGCGGTTCTTATGGTCATATTGATTCGCCTTCAGCGGGAGCTAAGTCATTACGTCAAGCATATGATTGTTGGATGGCTAAAGCTGATCCAATTGAGTTTGCTAGAGATAATAATGAATTTGCTCGTGCATTTGAATCTTTTCCAGGAGATGCTGATTCTTTATATCCTGGTTGGAGAGATAAATTAGGCGTTCACAAGTAA
- a CDS encoding LysR family transcriptional regulator, translated as MINFTLKQLYSFEAVIRLSSFTKASKELNITQPAVYMQIQQLQKNIGSDLVNIKGKSIHPTFIGNKLYQTCLKVINKLERTKSDIEKTLNINSRHL; from the coding sequence ATGATCAACTTCACATTAAAACAGCTGTACAGTTTTGAAGCAGTAATCCGTCTATCTAGTTTTACCAAGGCCAGCAAAGAACTTAATATTACTCAACCTGCTGTGTATATGCAAATTCAACAACTACAAAAAAATATTGGCTCTGATTTAGTTAATATTAAAGGCAAGAGTATTCATCCTACTTTTATTGGAAATAAACTATACCAAACTTGCTTAAAGGTTATTAACAAACTAGAACGAACCAAATCTGATATTGAGAAAACACTAAATATAAACTCTAGACACCTATAA
- the argJ gene encoding bifunctional glutamate N-acetyltransferase/amino-acid acetyltransferase ArgJ, producing the protein MDNMLNINGITCAAINSGIKYVQNFSENLSSKDTKKLDLSIIFLKRGTQTAAVFTKNIFCAAPILVAKNHLNHAIKALVINSGNANAGTGLVGLKNAYKVCDLVAKELGIKAEQVLPFSTGVIGQLLPMACFENNISTLVSNLAIDNLPQVAQAIMTTDSVDKVYSEQFKIGDNLITITGFAKGSGMIRPDMATMLSFIFTDIKATQSELQNCLTKAVNQSFNRITIDGDTSTNDACTLSATGVSSIKINDCMEKFQQSLNTVTKILAHKIIKDGEGATKFVEVCVKGGISVKDCLKVAYTVAHSLLVKTALFASDANWGRILAAVGRANIKYLRIEDVSIYLGKVCLIKAGELNVYYTEAQGEAQMKKSEIVITIEIGKGELTESVWTTDLSYDYIKINSAYRT; encoded by the coding sequence ATGGATAATATGTTAAACATTAACGGTATTACTTGTGCAGCAATTAATTCTGGCATTAAGTATGTGCAAAATTTTTCAGAAAATTTAAGTAGTAAAGATACTAAAAAGTTAGATTTGTCTATTATTTTTTTGAAAAGAGGCACACAAACTGCCGCTGTTTTTACAAAAAATATATTTTGCGCTGCACCTATATTAGTAGCAAAGAATCATCTTAATCATGCTATTAAAGCATTGGTTATTAATAGTGGTAATGCTAATGCAGGTACTGGTTTGGTAGGACTTAAAAATGCTTATAAAGTTTGTGACTTGGTGGCAAAAGAGCTAGGTATTAAGGCTGAACAAGTGTTGCCATTTTCAACAGGTGTAATTGGTCAGTTATTGCCTATGGCTTGTTTTGAGAATAATATATCTACATTAGTTTCTAACTTAGCAATAGATAATTTGCCCCAAGTAGCGCAAGCTATTATGACGACTGATTCAGTTGACAAGGTGTATTCTGAACAATTTAAAATAGGCGATAATTTGATTACTATTACTGGTTTTGCTAAGGGTTCTGGCATGATTCGTCCTGATATGGCAACCATGCTTAGTTTTATTTTTACCGATATTAAAGCTACGCAATCTGAGCTACAAAATTGTTTAACAAAGGCAGTGAATCAATCTTTTAATCGTATTACTATAGATGGCGATACTTCTACTAATGATGCGTGCACATTAAGTGCTACTGGTGTGTCTAGTATTAAAATTAATGATTGTATGGAAAAGTTTCAACAATCTCTAAATACTGTAACCAAGATATTAGCACATAAAATTATTAAGGATGGTGAAGGTGCAACCAAGTTCGTTGAAGTGTGTGTTAAGGGTGGAATAAGTGTTAAGGATTGTCTTAAAGTGGCCTATACGGTTGCGCATTCACTTTTGGTTAAAACCGCTTTATTTGCTTCTGATGCAAATTGGGGGAGAATTTTAGCAGCAGTAGGGCGTGCTAATATCAAGTATTTGAGAATTGAGGATGTGAGTATTTATTTAGGTAAGGTTTGTTTAATTAAAGCTGGAGAGTTGAATGTTTATTACACTGAAGCTCAAGGTGAGGCACAAATGAAGAAATCTGAAATTGTTATTACTATTGAGATTGGCAAAGGTGAATTAACAGAAAGTGTATGGACAACTGATCTTTCTTATGATTATATAAAAATTAACTCAGCATATCGAACCTAA
- a CDS encoding ABC transporter permease, with protein sequence MEKNCLKSKVWISGLALLVAMPILVVAVSWLFPERELWAHFSTILLPNLISATVVLLIGVGVGVTFLGTILAYLVVMVEFPGRQWLEWALFLPFAVPAYVLAFVYLGVFDYSGYVQVWMREVLGLSGFDIRTGSWAIILTFVLVFYPYVYMMARASFKRQKVNIIEAGRLLGTGPLRTFFKISLPLARPAAAAGLLVTMMEILADFGVVSLFNFDTFTTAIYSAWGDFRSIELAAQLASLLVLVAFFLIYFEKKARGQAKYYSNDVANKKPYRAFGVMGWLISIFIFSVFMLAFAMPMLQLIIWGWTYSGNEWSVKYTDLIISTLILTVSATLITVGIATILALPNHCKKNSSWLKGVINIATLGYALPGSIMAVGLLYGINQVSAVSIYFGGQSINQVIFGSITLLLFAYISRFMAIGYNSIKANAEQIKPMFTQSARLLGVSRLRLIWQIYLPMMTPGILAGSLLVAVDVMKELPATYLLRPFGWDTLAIQVYELSAEGLFERAAIPALIMVLFGSVLMIIFQYLDKKF encoded by the coding sequence TTGGAAAAAAATTGCCTTAAATCAAAAGTTTGGATCAGTGGTTTAGCGCTATTGGTAGCTATGCCAATTCTTGTTGTGGCTGTGTCGTGGTTATTTCCAGAACGTGAACTGTGGGCGCATTTTTCTACTATCTTATTGCCAAATTTAATCAGTGCTACTGTAGTTTTACTTATTGGGGTAGGTGTAGGTGTTACTTTTTTAGGTACAATTTTAGCATATTTAGTGGTAATGGTTGAATTTCCTGGTAGACAGTGGTTAGAATGGGCGTTATTTTTGCCTTTTGCTGTTCCTGCATATGTATTAGCTTTTGTATATTTAGGTGTATTTGACTATTCTGGTTATGTACAAGTTTGGATGCGTGAAGTGCTAGGTTTATCAGGGTTTGATATCCGTACCGGATCCTGGGCAATTATTCTAACTTTTGTACTGGTGTTTTATCCTTATGTATACATGATGGCACGAGCCTCATTTAAACGTCAAAAGGTTAATATAATCGAAGCTGGTCGCTTGTTAGGCACTGGTCCTTTGCGTACGTTTTTTAAGATATCTTTGCCTTTAGCACGTCCAGCAGCAGCAGCTGGATTACTAGTAACAATGATGGAAATATTAGCTGATTTTGGTGTGGTTAGTTTGTTTAATTTTGATACGTTTACTACGGCAATTTATTCTGCCTGGGGTGATTTTCGTTCTATTGAATTGGCAGCGCAATTGGCATCATTATTAGTGTTAGTAGCATTTTTTTTGATTTATTTTGAGAAAAAAGCACGGGGACAAGCAAAATATTATTCAAACGATGTGGCTAATAAAAAGCCTTATCGTGCTTTTGGTGTTATGGGCTGGTTAATTAGTATTTTTATATTTAGCGTATTTATGCTTGCTTTTGCCATGCCTATGTTACAATTGATAATTTGGGGTTGGACGTACTCAGGTAATGAATGGAGTGTTAAGTATACTGATTTGATTATTTCAACTTTAATTCTAACTGTATCAGCTACTTTAATAACGGTTGGTATTGCTACTATATTAGCATTACCAAATCATTGTAAAAAAAATAGTTCTTGGCTTAAAGGTGTGATAAATATAGCGACATTAGGTTATGCATTACCAGGTTCAATTATGGCAGTTGGATTATTATATGGTATTAATCAAGTGTCAGCAGTTAGTATATATTTTGGTGGACAAAGTATTAATCAGGTTATTTTTGGTTCTATTACTTTATTATTATTTGCTTATATATCTCGTTTTATGGCAATTGGCTATAATTCAATTAAAGCCAATGCTGAGCAGATTAAGCCTATGTTTACTCAAAGTGCACGCTTACTTGGCGTGTCACGCTTGCGACTTATTTGGCAAATATACTTACCAATGATGACTCCAGGTATTTTGGCAGGTAGTTTGTTAGTTGCAGTTGATGTAATGAAAGAATTGCCAGCTACCTATTTATTACGCCCATTTGGTTGGGATACATTGGCAATTCAAGTGTATGAATTAAGTGCTGAAGGTTTATTTGAACGAGCCGCTATACCAGCGCTTATAATGGTTTTATTTGGTTCCGTACTAATGATTATTTTTCAATATCTAGACAAAAAGTTTTAA
- a CDS encoding extracellular solute-binding protein: MNIKIWLLSALVLIVTSVGIARARSEDLVTVYSSRKEHLIKPLFESFTKDTGIQVTYLTGKGGALIERLKLEGKNTNADMFMTVDAGNLWYAATQDLFQEVQTQTLENNIPSHLRDSKGLWTGLSVRARTIVYSTERVNPVDLSTYENLADIKWAGRLCLRTSKKIYTKSLVASMIYHHGINKASDIISGWVNNLAATPNAKDSHIMNAIISGQCDIGLINTYYFARLITKNPNVPLKLFWANQDTTGVHVNISGAGVTKYATNVKGAIKLLEWLSNAKAQAIYASLNKEYPANQNVVSDEVVSSWGSFKQDKMNLEQTGILQADAVKLMQTKGYR; encoded by the coding sequence ATGAATATAAAAATATGGTTACTATCAGCATTGGTACTGATAGTAACTAGTGTTGGTATAGCCCGAGCAAGAAGTGAAGATTTAGTAACCGTATATAGTTCTAGAAAAGAACATTTAATTAAACCTTTATTTGAATCTTTTACAAAAGATACAGGCATTCAAGTTACGTATTTAACAGGTAAAGGTGGTGCATTGATTGAGCGTTTGAAATTAGAAGGTAAAAACACTAACGCTGATATGTTTATGACTGTAGATGCAGGTAATCTTTGGTACGCTGCTACGCAAGATTTATTTCAAGAGGTACAAACACAAACGTTAGAAAATAATATTCCAAGCCATTTAAGAGATTCTAAAGGCTTGTGGACAGGACTATCAGTGCGTGCAAGAACCATTGTTTATAGTACTGAGCGTGTTAATCCAGTCGATCTATCCACTTATGAGAATTTGGCAGATATAAAATGGGCAGGTAGATTGTGTTTAAGAACTAGTAAAAAAATTTACACTAAGTCATTAGTGGCATCCATGATTTATCATCATGGAATAAATAAAGCGAGTGATATTATTAGTGGTTGGGTGAATAATTTGGCAGCTACACCTAATGCTAAAGATTCTCATATCATGAATGCAATTATTTCAGGACAATGTGATATTGGTTTGATAAATACTTATTATTTTGCTCGTTTAATTACTAAAAATCCTAATGTACCATTGAAGTTATTTTGGGCAAATCAAGACACCACAGGTGTACATGTAAATATATCAGGTGCTGGTGTGACAAAATATGCTACTAATGTTAAGGGCGCTATTAAATTATTAGAATGGTTGTCAAATGCTAAAGCACAAGCTATTTATGCATCGCTTAATAAAGAATATCCAGCTAATCAGAACGTTGTTTCAGATGAAGTGGTATCGAGTTGGGGATCGTTCAAGCAAGATAAAATGAATTTAGAACAAACAGGTATATTACAAGCTGATGCAGTAAAGCTCATGCAAACAAAAGGCTATAGATAA
- a CDS encoding ABC transporter ATP-binding protein → MLLVNHLSISYKTTQILNDFDLSLATGDIFALLGDSGSGKSSALRFISGLDEAQSGQVVLNGKQLSNNGTHNVVPELREIGMVFQDYALFPHMNVKKNISFGIYNLSNSEQKIKVEELLSMIGLKGIERKYPHQLSGGEQQRVALARALAPSPKLLLLDEPFSSLDKNHQEQLVLQVRGILKKTNITSILVTHDKYEATIFADKVGVIKNKKLTIN, encoded by the coding sequence ATGTTATTAGTTAATCATTTATCAATTTCCTATAAAACCACTCAAATTTTAAATGATTTTGATTTAAGTCTTGCTACAGGCGATATTTTTGCCTTATTAGGTGATAGTGGTAGTGGAAAAAGTTCAGCACTTAGGTTTATTTCTGGACTTGATGAGGCGCAAAGTGGCCAGGTAGTTTTAAATGGTAAACAATTATCTAATAATGGTACACATAATGTAGTACCAGAATTAAGAGAAATAGGAATGGTTTTTCAAGATTATGCGTTATTTCCGCATATGAATGTAAAAAAAAATATTTCTTTTGGTATTTATAATTTATCAAACAGTGAACAGAAAATTAAGGTTGAAGAATTGCTTTCGATGATTGGTTTGAAAGGTATCGAGAGAAAATATCCACACCAGCTTTCAGGTGGAGAGCAACAGCGTGTTGCCTTAGCTCGTGCATTAGCCCCATCACCAAAATTATTATTATTAGATGAACCATTTTCTAGTCTAGATAAGAACCATCAAGAACAATTAGTATTGCAGGTCAGAGGCATTTTAAAGAAAACTAATATCACTTCAATTCTAGTAACACATGACAAATATGAAGCGACTATTTTTGCTGATAAAGTAGGAGTAATTAAAAATAAGAAATTGACTATTAATTGA